The window TCGGCCAGGCCGTTCGTGCCGGAACTGCCGTCATCGAACCGCGGCGCCATCCGCGGCGAAGTTCCGATGCCGGAGGGGCGGCCCTATAGCCTTGGCAACACCTCAGCCGACGTCGCCTCGATCAATGCAACTTCCGAGATGTCGGCTTCGAGCCGCAGCCGGGGCCGGGCGCTCCAGAACGCCCGGCAAGTGTCCTATGACGAGAATGGCCGCTATGCCACCGATAGCGGTCCCGACGCGTCCGATGGCGCCGCCGAGGCCCGCAGCATTCTGACCGGCCGCGGCTTGTATTGACTGCAAGCGCATTAGCGCGACGCCGCTTCGCGCAAAAACTTCACCAGCGCGGCGTTGACCTCGGCGGGACGCTCCTGCTGCACCCAATGGCCGGCGCCGTCGATGATCAGCTTGCGCGTGAGATTGGGCAGCACGCGCTCGAGCTCGTTGACACGCTTGGCTCCGATCAAGCCGGTGATGACGGCGTCCTGCGCGCCGGCAATGAACAGGGAAGGCTGGTGAATCTTCGCGTCCTGCCAGGGCGCAGTCAGCTCCCAATTGCGGTCGAGGTTGCGATACCAGTTCAGCCCTCCGCGAAACCCGGATGAGCGGAAGCTTTCGGTGAAGTGAGCGAGATCATCTTCGCTCAGCCACTCCGGTAGCGGCTCCTCGCTGGTGGCATGGCCGAGAAAGCCTTTGCCTTCCTGCACGAACATCGCGGCATTGGGATCGGCAAGCCCGCGCCCGGCGAGCAGGACACGCATGGTGCGGGCGACGTCATGCTCGAGCTCGGCTTCCGCGACACCGGCCGCCTGGAAATACTGCCAGTAGAAATTGGTGATGCCGCCCTGGCGCAACAGCTCAAGCGGCTTGCCGCGTCCGCGAAAGGGCGGCGGCACACTCAGGCCCGCGACCGCCGTGAAGATATCCGGACGGAACAGCGCCGCATGCCAGGCGACCGGCGCGCCCCAGTCGTGGCCGACCACCATCGCCTTGGTCTTGCCGAGCGCCTGGACCAGGCCGACCACGTCGCCGACCAGGTCGAAGATCGAGTAGGCGGCGACGTCAGAGGGCGCCGTGCTCCGGCCGTAGCCGCGCATGTCCGGCGCCACGACGTGAAATCCGGCGGCCGCCAGCGCCGGGATCTGGTGCCGCCAGGAATAGGATAATTCCGGCCAGCCATGGCACAGCACCACCAGCGGCCCCTGACCGGCCTCGCGGACGAAGAGGTCTACCCCGTTGGCCTTGATCACGCGGGTGGTGGACATCGCTTTTCCGCCTTGTTTCAGGGGTTTGGTCGGGAAACATGAGGTGCCACGATAGGGACGTGACGAGAATCGTGCAATCTCGGGGTAGCAGCGATCCTCGTGTTGTTCGCACCGGTTCCAACTGTTAGAACGCCGCTCTCAGGGCTTCGCCATGGCATTTCGTCTCATCTCGCTCCGTCATACCGAATTCACGGCCGGAGCATTGGCGCGCGGGCTGGTCGCGGCGGCGCTCGCGGTCAGCCTCAGCTGGGGTGGGGTGATCTACGCCGCCAACCAGAGCGTCCAGGGCGCCAAGAAAACCGAAGATGCCGGCTTCGACGGCGATGCTCCCACCGCGATCCTGATCGAGGCTTCCAGCGGCGGCGTGCTGTTCGAGAAGAACGCCGACGAGCTGCGTGCGCCCTCCAGCATGATGAAGCTCATGACGGCGGAAGTCGTGTTCAATGCGATCAGGAAGGGCGACGTCAAGCTGACCGACGAATACCGGATCAGCGAGAATGCCTGGCGCAAGGGCGGTGCCCCATCCGGCACCTCGACCATGTTCGCGGCCATCAACAGCAAGGTCTCGGTCGACGACCTCCTGCATGGCGCGATTATCCAGAGCGGCAACGATGCTTGCATCGCGCTCGCCGAAGGCATCGCCGGCAGCGAGCGGATCTTTGCATCCGATTTCATGACCAAGCGCGCCCGCGAGCTCGGCATGACCAAATCGACTTTTGGCAATTCCAATGGCTTGCCCGACCCTGGCAACAAGATGACGGTGCGCGAGCTCGGCATGCTCGCCCGTCACATCATCCTGGACTTCCCCGAATTCTACAAACTGTTCGGCGAGAAGGAGTTCACCTGGAACAAGATCCGCCAGCCCAACCGCAATCCTCTGCTCAATTCGATGGAAGGCGCCGACGGCCTGAAGACCGGTTACACCAAGGAGGGCGGCTACGGCATGGTCGGCTCGGCCGTGCAGAACGGCACACGACTGATTGTGGTCGTCAACGGGCTTGAAGATAGCGAGGACCGCGCCACCGAAGCCAAGAAGATGCTGGAATGGGGCTTTCGCAATTTCGAGACCCGCACGCTGTTCGCGGCTGACCAGCCCGTCGGCTATGCCAAGGTGTTCGGCGGCGAGAGCCGCTCGGTGAAGCTGGTCGCGAAAGAGCCCGTGAAGGTGATGGTGCACAAGAGCGGCGGCGACAAGCTGATCGCGCGTATCGTCTATAGCGGGCCGGTGCGCGCGCCGGTCGAGGCCGGTCAGCGGGTCGGCGTGGTCAGGGTCTGGCGCAGCGGCAATATCGCGGTGGAAACGCCGGTCTATGCGGCCGAAGCGATCGGCACCGGCTCGACCGTGCGGCGCGCG is drawn from Bradyrhizobium diazoefficiens and contains these coding sequences:
- a CDS encoding alpha/beta fold hydrolase, which gives rise to MSTTRVIKANGVDLFVREAGQGPLVVLCHGWPELSYSWRHQIPALAAAGFHVVAPDMRGYGRSTAPSDVAAYSIFDLVGDVVGLVQALGKTKAMVVGHDWGAPVAWHAALFRPDIFTAVAGLSVPPPFRGRGKPLELLRQGGITNFYWQYFQAAGVAEAELEHDVARTMRVLLAGRGLADPNAAMFVQEGKGFLGHATSEEPLPEWLSEDDLAHFTESFRSSGFRGGLNWYRNLDRNWELTAPWQDAKIHQPSLFIAGAQDAVITGLIGAKRVNELERVLPNLTRKLIIDGAGHWVQQERPAEVNAALVKFLREAASR
- a CDS encoding D-alanyl-D-alanine carboxypeptidase family protein, which translates into the protein MAFRLISLRHTEFTAGALARGLVAAALAVSLSWGGVIYAANQSVQGAKKTEDAGFDGDAPTAILIEASSGGVLFEKNADELRAPSSMMKLMTAEVVFNAIRKGDVKLTDEYRISENAWRKGGAPSGTSTMFAAINSKVSVDDLLHGAIIQSGNDACIALAEGIAGSERIFASDFMTKRARELGMTKSTFGNSNGLPDPGNKMTVRELGMLARHIILDFPEFYKLFGEKEFTWNKIRQPNRNPLLNSMEGADGLKTGYTKEGGYGMVGSAVQNGTRLIVVVNGLEDSEDRATEAKKMLEWGFRNFETRTLFAADQPVGYAKVFGGESRSVKLVAKEPVKVMVHKSGGDKLIARIVYSGPVRAPVEAGQRVGVVRVWRSGNIAVETPVYAAEAIGTGSTVRRAIDGASELVIGMFRAGAEKL